The Mannheimia pernigra sequence TAGTTACATATTGAATTAGTCAAACAAAAAGATAAGAAAATGTAGCAGAAACATAGAATTGAGTCTTTGTACAGCTGCTAAATAATGTTGCTACTTTTTACAAATTTCATAAGAAATTCGACCGCTTGTTTTCTTTTCGTTAAAATAGCCGTCAAAATTACTTTTCAATCGGTCTAATGAAACTCAATTCTCAACAACAGCAAGCGGTGGAGTACACCAGTGGCGCTTGTCTTGTGCTAGCGGGGGCTGGCTCGGGCAAAACTCGGGTGATTATTAACAAAATCGCTCATTTAATTGCACATTGTGGCTATTTGCCCAAACAGATTGCAGCAGTCACATTTACCAACAAGGCAGCTCGTGAAATGCGGGAGCGGGTGGCTCACTCCATCGGGAAGGAAAACAGCAAAGGGCTGACGATTTCGACTTTTCACACGCTCGGTTTTGATATTTTAAAGCGTGAATACAAGTTACTCGGTTTTAAATCGGGTATGACGTTGTTTGATGAACACGATCAAATCGCGTTGCTTAAACATTTATTGCCCGAAAATGTGACGGAAGATAAAGATTTACTCAAAGCGTTAATTTCTTCTATTTCAAATTGGAAAAATGATTTGCTTTCGCCTGAAATGGTCATCGCTCAAGTTCGTGATGAGCGTGGGCGGGTGTTTTCGCATTTTTATCAACGCTATCAAAATCAGTTGAAGGCTTATAATGCCTTAGATTTTGATGACTTGATTATGCTGCCAGTGTTGTTGTTTCGTCAATTCCCAGAGGCGAAAGAACGCTGGCAAAACAAAATTCGCTATTTGTTGGTCGATGAATATCAAGACACTAACACGAGCCAATATGAGTTAATTAAATTGATTGTGGGTAATGAGCCAAATTTCACCGTAGTGGGCGATGATGATCAATCTATTTATTCGTGGCGTGGGGCGAAGCCTGAAAATATGCAACGCCTGCGTGAGGATTTTGATTTAAAAGTGCTCAAACTGGAGCAAAATTACCGCTCTAGCCAACGAATTTTACATTGTGCCAATATTTTAATTGATAACAATGAGCATTTATTTAGCAAACGTCTGTTTTCTGAGTTAGGAGAGGGCGAAAAACTGAGTGTGATTGAGGCAAAAAATGAGGAGCACGAGGCGGAACGGATTGTTGGAGAGTTGATTGCTCACCGTTTTTCTCGCAAAACTAAATATAAAGATTATGCGATTTTGTATCGGGGCAATCATCAATCCCGTTTATTGGAAAAATTGTTAATGCAAAACCGCATTCCGTACAAAATTTCGGGAGGAACGTCGTTTTTTGCTCGGGCAGAAATCAAAGATATGATGGCGTATTTGCGTTTGTTGGTGAATCAAGATGACGATGCAGCATTTTTACGCATTGTGAATACACCAAAGCGTGAAATTGGGGCAGCAACGTTGGAAAAATTGGGGACGCTTGCCAATGAAAAACAGGTAAGCTTGTTTGAAGCGATTTTCGATTTTGAACTCATTCAACGTTTAACGCCGAAGCCTTACCAAGCCTTGCAAGATTTTGCAAGTTGGATTGTGGAAATTGCTGACCAAGCGAAACGCTCTTCTCCCATTGAGGCAGTAAAAGATCTGCTAGAAAAAATGCAATATGAAGCCTATTTGTATGAAATGGCAACAAACCCGAAAGTGGCGGAAATGCAGAGCCGTAATGTTCAAACTTTATTTGAATGGGTGCAGGGAATGTTAGAGGGAGATGAAATTGAAGAGCCTATGAATTTGGTGCAGGTGGTGAATCGATTAACTTTACGAGATAGGCTAGAGCGAGGCGAGGACGAGGAAGATGCCGATCAGGTGCAATTAATGACGCTCCACGCTTCTAAAGGATTAGAATTTCCATACGTTTTTTTAATCGGAATGGAGGAGGGCATTTTACCGCACCAAACCAGCCTTGATGAAGATAATATAGAAGAAGAACGTCGTTTGGCTTATGTAGGTATTACTCGAGCTCAGCAAATGCTGACCTTTTCATTTTGTAAAGAACGTCGCCAATATGGAGAAATTATCAAACCAGAGCCAAGCCGTTTTTTAATGGAATTACCGCAAGACGATTTAGTTTGGGAAAGTAATAAACCAAGACTGACAGAAGAGCAAAAAGAGGCAAAATCTTCAGCCAATATTGCGAATTTAATGGCGATGTTGAAAGCAAATAAGAAATAAGCACAAGCGGTTAAATTTTGAAAGTTTTTTGCACATTTTCATTAACATTTGACCGCTTGTATGTGAGATAATTTGACTTATCTCAATAAATCTGCGGAATACCTATGTTCAATTATTACATTGTGGATTTTGACGTTATAGACTAAAAGGGTCTATATAGGAGAAACAAGATGGAATTAAAAACGGTTATTGAGCAACGCAAAACTATTAAAGCGTTTAATCCGACAGTGAAAATTAGCCGTGAGAAGCTGCAAGAAATGTTAATGTTAGCACAGCTTGCGCCTTCTAAGGCAAATTTGCAGCCTTGGCGATTTGTGGTAGTTGATGATGAAGCACTCAAAAAAGAGCTATCTACTCAGGTTGCATTTAACGGCCCGCCGTGTGAAACCGCTTCCGTTGTCGTTGTGGTCTTGGCAGATTTACACTATGAAAAATTATTAGACGATCTTGTTGATCAGTCGATAGAAAAAGGTTGCTTGCATCAAGATTTCCGTGATCGGAAAATTGATTTTTTACTAGGGCTTCATCAACAATTAACGGAATTGGATATTCGCGATCAAGTTTTAATTGATAGCAGTTTAAGTGCGATGCAACTTATGCTAATTGCCAAAGATAAAGGATACGATACTCATGCAATCGGAGTGTTTAACCGCAGTGCAGTAGTTAATTTACTTGATATTGACAATAATCGTTATTTACCTGTAATGTTGTTAGCCATCGGGAGGGCTGCAAATCCACCATTACTAAGCTGTCGTTTGGGGTTAGAATATACAGTGTCTTGGAATAATGGGAGAGGATTTAAAAAGTAATACATATCTTACGGTGGCCAAATTTCTTTATTTTTTGCCAAAAACTGTTAGAATTTGACCGCTTTTATGACGATATTTTAGATGTAAAGTATTAAAACTTTAAATCGAATTCTTGGCAAAATGATGTTTTCTAGTCACTGGCTGACGTAATTTGATTACAAAATACATTTTGAGTGAAAGCGATTATCATAAAATTGCTTTATAATTTTAAACTTGATTGATAAGAGGAAGAGAATATGGCTAAGCATTATGATTATCTTGCGATTGGCGGTGGCAGCGGTGGCATTGCTTCTATTAACCGTGCCGCAAGTTATGGCAAGAAATGTGCAATTATTGAAGCAAAACATTTAGGCGGAACCTGTGTGAATGTGGGGTGTGTACCGAAAAAGGTGATGTTCTATGGTGCTCAGATTGCAGAAGCTATTCAGCATTATGCGCCTGATTATGGTTTTGATATTTCTGTTAATCACTTTGACTATGGCAAATTGGTAGAAAACAGACAGGCTTATATTAAGCGTATTCATACTTCTTATCATAATGTACTCAGTAAAAATAATGTGGATATATTAAATGGTTTTGCTCGTTTTACAGATGCAAAAACTGTGGAGGTCAGCTATGAAGATGGCTCGAAAGAAGTAGTCACTGCAGATCATATTTTAATTGCAACAGGCGGTCGCCCAGCTCTTCCTGATTTAGACGGTGCAGAATATGGTATTACTTCAGATGGCGTATTTGCGTTAAATACGTTACCAAAATCGGTTGCAATTGTTGGTGCTGGCTATATTGCAGTAGAATTATCTGGCGTTTTTAATAGCTTAGGCGTACAAACGCATTTGTTTGTGCGTAAAGATAGCCCAATGCGTCAGCAAGATCCATTAATTATTGAAACCTTGGTAGACGTGTTAGCTGAAGATGGCATTGAGCTTCATACTCAAGCCGTGCCGAAAAAAGTAGTGAAAAATCAAGATGGTTCCCTGACTTTAACACTAGAAGATGGGCGTGAAACAACAATTGAAACTTTAGTTTGGGCAATTGGACGAGAACCCGCTACTGATGCGATTAATTTAGATGTAGCTGGTGTTGAAACCAATGAGCGTGGTTTTATAAAAGTAGATAAATTCCAAAATACTAACGTGCCAAATATATATGCGGTTGGCGATATTATTGAAGGCGGCATTGAATTAACGCCCGTGGCAGTGGCAGCAGGCCGCCGATTATCAGAGCGTTTATTCAACAATAAACCCAATGAGCATTTAGACTATAACTTAGTGCCAACCGTCGTATTTAGTCATCCGCCAATTGGGGCGATTGGTTTAACGGAGCCTCAAGCTATTAAGCAATATGGGGAAGAGAATGTAAAAGTCTATAAATCTTCTTTTACCGCAATGTACACTGCAGTTACTCAATATCGCCAGCCTTGTCGAATGAAATTGGTATGCATCGGTAAAGAAGAAAAAATCGTTGGGTTACACGGTATTGGCTTTGGTGTTGATGAGATGATTCAAGGGTTTGCGGTTGCGATTAAGATGGGGGCAACAAAGGCTGATTTTGACAATACTATTGCAATTCACCCAACTGGTTCGGAAGAATTTGTTACAATGCGATAATTAAAAATATGAAGGTATCACTTAATTTAGTTGCTTTATGTTTGTTGACGGTTGGAGAAGCTTATGCTCAGACGCATAATAAAGTCAATATAAGTGAACCAATACAACAAGAAAATAAACCGAGATTTAAAATTTCTGAACGTAGAATACTAATACCAACTAAAGAAGAGCAGGTGAGTAGTTTTTCGATGGAGGAATTGCGTGTAGGTATTCAGCGAATTCTTGATAAAGCAGAGATACAATATTATAAATCTCAATGCCGATATGCTTTTATGTCTGACAGAGAGGTAATTGAACACCGTTGTGAAACTAAAAAAATTGCGATGCCAGACTAAAAACGGAGCCTATGCTCCGTTTTATTATGCTTATTCGCCTTGAAATAAGAATGGATTTACTCCACTTCTTGATAAGCCTTTTTGCTCCATTTCAGAATCTAAAAATAGGCTGGCTAAATCGTCAGCGACAGCTTCAACGTTAAAGTCTTTATCTTGATAAAGCACTTTTAAGTAAGAGTGGCAATCTCCGCAGCTTTCTGCTTTAACTGCCGCCTCTACGCTATTTAGGCTCCAATAATCTAATTTACCCGTTTCATCACAATTGGTGCATTTTGAACGCACAATATGCCATTCACTTTCGCATAAAGAACAGTGTAAATAACGCAACCCTTGTACTTCACCGAAATGAATAACACTGCTAACAGGTGCGGAATTGCATACAGGGCAAAAATGTTTATGACCAACCTCAGCTCTTGTATTGCGAGGTAGCTGTTGTGCTAGTTGTACCCAATATAGCGAAAGAGCCGCCCAGATAAATACAGCTTTATCTGCAGGCACCAGTTCATAATGCTCATTTAGAAGATTATCTGCTAAGTTTTCTAATTCAGAAATTGAGGCTTTTTCCAACCATTCTAATGTTGGTAGAATGGTATCGTTAGCGTAAGATTTGAATTTTTGAATAATCGCGAAGAGCAACTCTCTCCATTCGTCGCTACGTTGAAAATTTTTGCTGTTTAGCGGTTTATCGCCTTGTGTTAATTCTACACAAGCGGTTATTTTTTCAGAATGATTTGCAATGGGTCTGCTAGTGAATAATTCAAGTTGAATATCTACTAAATGGGCGGTAAATTCCATATAGTCGCTAAACGGATTTTCTTTAGCTAATTCTCGTAAACGCTTTGCACGGCGGGAATAGAGATTTTTAGGGTTAGCAAAGAGTAATTCGGGTTGTTGAAATGAATTTGCAACTTGTTGAATTTCATTTTGTTGTAAAATTTTGATACTCATAACGATCCTAAGTCATAAAATAAAAGTGCGGAATTCTCCGCACTTTGTGTGATTATTAGACAGTGTTATTTTTTAACGTGTTTGTCGATTTCCGGTAATATTTCTTCACGATACCATCTTGGGTGATGTTTTTTCGCCCAGCGAACAGTTACCCAACCTTCAACCATACCTCTGATTGAGCCTTTTACCCAGAATGCCATATAGATATGTACTAGAATGCCAGTAAATAACATAAATGCCATTGTAGAGTGAAGTAAAATCGCAATTCTAATCACAGGAATGGAAAAATATTCTGAGAAGAATTGTCTCCACATAATAATCCCTGTAATTAAGAGAGTAAACATAGCAATAATCAGCGTCCAGAATAGTAATTTCTGACCTAGATTATATTTGCCGTTATCTGCAACAGCGTGTTCGTTACCTTTTAACACCTCAACAATGCCTTTTGCCCAGCGAATATCGTTTTTCTCAGGAATATTATGATGCCAGTACATTAATGCAACAATGCTAAATGCAATAAACATAATGATCCCCGTGAAGGGGTGTACCGCACGAGCAATTTGTGGCGTGCCTAAGATCTCTGTTAGCCAGGCAAAATCAGGGAAGAAGAATGCTACACCAGTAAACATCGTCATAAAGAATGAGATCACGAGAAACCAGTGACTAACACGAGCTAACGGCTTATGACGAACGATTTTAGTATCATTCGTAACGATGTATGGCTTACTCATCTCTATCTCCTTCTCTAATATTATGGTGATGATCTTCCACATCTTCTTCAACGTTTGGACCAACGGTTACATAGTGTGCTACTTCCGCTAATGCTAAGCCACCTAATGCAACAGCTGCAACTGGTTTTAAGATGTCTTTCCATAAAGTGATGGTTGAGTCAATTTTCGGATCCTTCGGTAATCCAGAGTAAAGTTCTGGCTTGTCTGCGTGATGTAAAACATACATAACGTGTGTTCCACCGACACCTTCTGGATCATAAAGCCCTGCATTTTCATAACCACGTGCTTTAAGATCTGCAATACGTTGTTCGGCGTAGAACTTCATTTGTTCTTTGCTACCGAAGCGAATTGCGCCTGTTGGGCAAGTTTTCACACAAGCGGGCTCTTGACCTACAGTGACACGATCCACACATAATGTGCATTTGTAAACACGATTATCTTCTGGATTCATGCGTGGGATATTAAATGGACAACCCGCGATACAGTAACCACAGCCTATACATTTATCAGATTGGAAGTCCACAATACCATTAGCGTATTGAATAATTGCACCTGGAGATGGGCAAGCTTTTAAACAGCCTGGCTCAGTACAGTGCATACAACCATCTTTACGAATGAGCCACTCTAAGCGGTCATTTTCTTCAACTTCGTTGAATTTCATCACCGTCCACGCTTTTGCATTCAGATCAGCTGGATTATCATACACACCGACACAAGCAGCATTGACATCAGAGCGGATATCATTCCATTCTGAGCAACCTACCTGACAGGCTTTGCAACCAATACAGGTAGTGACATCAATTAATTTCGCCACTTCCACCTGGTGGGAACGAGCCTGCGGTGCTGGTGTTAAACCAGAAGTTGCGGAGATCTTAATAATGTTTTGAGATTGAACTACACCCATTTTTAGCCTCCAATTCTCTCAATGTTTAACAACATACACTTCGATTCTGGCGTATTAGAACTAGGATCGCCCGAGCGTACTGTTAGGTTATTAGCAAAATAACCTTTTTTCGCTCCAGTAGTTGCTGCAAATCCCCAGTGAATCGGA is a genomic window containing:
- the gorA gene encoding glutathione-disulfide reductase is translated as MAKHYDYLAIGGGSGGIASINRAASYGKKCAIIEAKHLGGTCVNVGCVPKKVMFYGAQIAEAIQHYAPDYGFDISVNHFDYGKLVENRQAYIKRIHTSYHNVLSKNNVDILNGFARFTDAKTVEVSYEDGSKEVVTADHILIATGGRPALPDLDGAEYGITSDGVFALNTLPKSVAIVGAGYIAVELSGVFNSLGVQTHLFVRKDSPMRQQDPLIIETLVDVLAEDGIELHTQAVPKKVVKNQDGSLTLTLEDGRETTIETLVWAIGREPATDAINLDVAGVETNERGFIKVDKFQNTNVPNIYAVGDIIEGGIELTPVAVAAGRRLSERLFNNKPNEHLDYNLVPTVVFSHPPIGAIGLTEPQAIKQYGEENVKVYKSSFTAMYTAVTQYRQPCRMKLVCIGKEEKIVGLHGIGFGVDEMIQGFAVAIKMGATKADFDNTIAIHPTGSEEFVTMR
- a CDS encoding formate dehydrogenase subunit gamma → MSKPYIVTNDTKIVRHKPLARVSHWFLVISFFMTMFTGVAFFFPDFAWLTEILGTPQIARAVHPFTGIIMFIAFSIVALMYWHHNIPEKNDIRWAKGIVEVLKGNEHAVADNGKYNLGQKLLFWTLIIAMFTLLITGIIMWRQFFSEYFSIPVIRIAILLHSTMAFMLFTGILVHIYMAFWVKGSIRGMVEGWVTVRWAKKHHPRWYREEILPEIDKHVKK
- the rep gene encoding DNA helicase Rep, yielding MKLNSQQQQAVEYTSGACLVLAGAGSGKTRVIINKIAHLIAHCGYLPKQIAAVTFTNKAAREMRERVAHSIGKENSKGLTISTFHTLGFDILKREYKLLGFKSGMTLFDEHDQIALLKHLLPENVTEDKDLLKALISSISNWKNDLLSPEMVIAQVRDERGRVFSHFYQRYQNQLKAYNALDFDDLIMLPVLLFRQFPEAKERWQNKIRYLLVDEYQDTNTSQYELIKLIVGNEPNFTVVGDDDQSIYSWRGAKPENMQRLREDFDLKVLKLEQNYRSSQRILHCANILIDNNEHLFSKRLFSELGEGEKLSVIEAKNEEHEAERIVGELIAHRFSRKTKYKDYAILYRGNHQSRLLEKLLMQNRIPYKISGGTSFFARAEIKDMMAYLRLLVNQDDDAAFLRIVNTPKREIGAATLEKLGTLANEKQVSLFEAIFDFELIQRLTPKPYQALQDFASWIVEIADQAKRSSPIEAVKDLLEKMQYEAYLYEMATNPKVAEMQSRNVQTLFEWVQGMLEGDEIEEPMNLVQVVNRLTLRDRLERGEDEEDADQVQLMTLHASKGLEFPYVFLIGMEEGILPHQTSLDEDNIEEERRLAYVGITRAQQMLTFSFCKERRQYGEIIKPEPSRFLMELPQDDLVWESNKPRLTEEQKEAKSSANIANLMAMLKANKK
- a CDS encoding nitroreductase family protein; this translates as MELKTVIEQRKTIKAFNPTVKISREKLQEMLMLAQLAPSKANLQPWRFVVVDDEALKKELSTQVAFNGPPCETASVVVVVLADLHYEKLLDDLVDQSIEKGCLHQDFRDRKIDFLLGLHQQLTELDIRDQVLIDSSLSAMQLMLIAKDKGYDTHAIGVFNRSAVVNLLDIDNNRYLPVMLLAIGRAANPPLLSCRLGLEYTVSWNNGRGFKK
- the fdhE gene encoding formate dehydrogenase accessory protein FdhE translates to MSIKILQQNEIQQVANSFQQPELLFANPKNLYSRRAKRLRELAKENPFSDYMEFTAHLVDIQLELFTSRPIANHSEKITACVELTQGDKPLNSKNFQRSDEWRELLFAIIQKFKSYANDTILPTLEWLEKASISELENLADNLLNEHYELVPADKAVFIWAALSLYWVQLAQQLPRNTRAEVGHKHFCPVCNSAPVSSVIHFGEVQGLRYLHCSLCESEWHIVRSKCTNCDETGKLDYWSLNSVEAAVKAESCGDCHSYLKVLYQDKDFNVEAVADDLASLFLDSEMEQKGLSRSGVNPFLFQGE
- the fdxH gene encoding formate dehydrogenase subunit beta encodes the protein MGVVQSQNIIKISATSGLTPAPQARSHQVEVAKLIDVTTCIGCKACQVGCSEWNDIRSDVNAACVGVYDNPADLNAKAWTVMKFNEVEENDRLEWLIRKDGCMHCTEPGCLKACPSPGAIIQYANGIVDFQSDKCIGCGYCIAGCPFNIPRMNPEDNRVYKCTLCVDRVTVGQEPACVKTCPTGAIRFGSKEQMKFYAEQRIADLKARGYENAGLYDPEGVGGTHVMYVLHHADKPELYSGLPKDPKIDSTITLWKDILKPVAAVALGGLALAEVAHYVTVGPNVEEDVEDHHHNIREGDRDE